The segment ctaAAGTGACTTTCGTTGTGTAGTGTTTGCTAaaaggttttaaattaaatgtttttttatttcaattcaatatTTGGTCATTCATTTGGACTAATATGTTTTATCATCTTTCCCGGGGTTACTGAAGAGgtctaatttctttaatttttcattgatAAGAGATTTTTTATTACTGCTGTcttattttgcatttaaattcaAGGTGCAGTCGGTATGATTAGGTTAGTTTATGTAGATTTGTTTGTGCCATGTTTATAGGGATACTGGGGATCGTCCGAAGGACTCATAGTGGGGGTACTTTAAGTGGCGACTTGATCAGTTGTCATAATGATAGTGATCTTTGATAacgtataaatttaaattgccTGATACTGATATTAATGCTCCATAGCAAATTACAGTGAGGATGCAATTTCTGAAACTGGTCCTGTAGCTATTCTTACCGAACTCTTATATCGGAATAATTGGGTTGCTATCATAACTGcaggtacatatgtatataagatgTTTGTATAAGATGGAGAATATATTTACGTTAAGGCGATCTAGAAGATCCTAGACTAAGATTTTATGGATGTCTTTTATGGTGTGGAAAGCGATTATAGATCAAATcagattctttaaaaatttcaataatttcctATCGATCAAGAGCAGATATGACCAACTTTGTATTGAACTCTTTTATCATATAATAATCGGATTCTTTAAaagtttcaattattttcaCGAGAGACACAAGAACAACACTTTataaaggagcgcacaacaggcccgatagtgggctaggtgtatttcttcggatttgatgttcCTAGGACCAACTCTGTATTTAACTCTTATGATCTTGATTTATCGATAATATATCTGATTAGATTCTTTTAAcgtttcgactagtttccagaAGAGAGACACCGGAACAATACTTTATAATTAACCGATCTAGAAGAGGTAGAATTAACTTTATAGTGACTTTTTTATGATCTTGATATATAAATAATAGATCCAAAGAGACTTTCTAAAGTTCCTATTAGTACTCGCCAGAGTTGCAGGCCTAACAAATTCCTCTAATTTCGGATTAGCATTTGAATTTCttacttaaattattaaaattaaattaaggaTATAATTGTCAATCTTTAAATTGTATACTAAATCTGCAACAACTTAATCGGAACCGAAGAAACATTTAAACTCTTAACAACAACACATTTTCTTACTGAATTTCGGttgattttattacaaaaataggttttatctaaaaaattttgtttccacaaaaaaattacttctacgaattacaaaaaaaaaaatatataaatactttttacattaaagtacaTAAAGCTGATTACAACCTCTTAGAGAGCAAAGATGAGCACACGTACAGCCATATAGGCAGTAGCGGCCAAGGCAACAAAGAAGGAAATAGCACGAGCAGGTTGTGGCACCACAACGACAGCATAAACCAAAGTATGAGCAATACGTGCAAGAGCAACGGCACGGAAGAGGTTAACAGCCAAGAAACTGGCAGGATTGGTTAAGACGTACAAGAAACCAATGGCAAAGAAGGGTAAAATGTTTTCCATATCATTGCGATGGGCTCTggaaaagtaaaagaaatagaataataaataaactgattttataatttgtaaggATTTTAAAGCGTTACCTGCGTACACGTTCAACATTGGGATCATCGAATTTAACTTTGTCCTTTTTGGATAGTAAATCTTCAGGGTTGGCGAAAGTCTGAAATAAAAGAATAGACAATTCGATTATAAAATCAGAAATTGCGGAGAAAATAGAGATATTAAGAATGACAGGTCATAAATTTATGTGTCGGTCGGGAACAAAACTGTGCTAGGAAGTATATCTGTATTTGGGCACCGTAACATTACGTTTGGTTCATCACACAGCGCCAGTTCTGCTTACCGAAAGTGGCCCACTGGGCACATTATATCACAACCACAACCTGGAGGGAGTTTAAGATCAGGTTCGTACTGAATTGGGGTTTCAAGCGATACTGATAAGGAGTGCTCAACAGACCCGAAGGACGCCTAAtagtattttttcttgtttgatGTATGGTGTATcgtcctttcaaactaactaattacctaACTAACCTGGCCTGTAAGGTTTATGGTTAGGGTTCTAGTCTGATAGACCGGagatggtgggttcgattcccacctgtgacactggttaaggagcgcacaacaggcccgatagaggcttTTCAAACTATCTAATCAAATAATTAAcgaattaactaactaaccgaCTACCTAACTACTAACtagctaaataactaactaactaactaattaattaactaattaactaacgaactaactaactagctaactaactaacaaaataactatctaaataactaactaactaactaactaactaactaaataactaaataactaactaacaaactaactaactaactaactaactaactaactaactaactaactaactaactaactaactaactaacttactaacttactaactaactaactaactaactaactaactaactaactaactaactaactaactaactaacgaattaactaactaactaactaactaaataactaacaactaactaacaactaactaactgattaactaactaattaaataactaacaacTAACAAACTGATTAACTAActgattaactaactaactaactaactaactaactaattaattaacgaactaagtaaataactaattaactaacgaactaactaactgaatacctaactaactaagtaattaaccttttaactaactaaccaactaactatataactaaTTACTTAATTAATTCCCAAAACAACCCTCGTTTATCAATAcattcatgttatttattgttctccataacaaacaaaaatatctcTTTAATATGCAACTGGAACTCAAAACCAACACACGCCTTTATTACAAAATGCTTCCATAAACatctatttcaaaaaaatataatttttttcctcaaTTTTTGCTTCATCATGCTGACTTAACagctgaaaacaaaaaatttcatctATTACCGGTCAACACCATAAATAATAATCGAACTCAGTTAATTTCTAACTCTCTTCCTACAGCTTATCTTAATAGTTCTCTCATTCTCTTTCTTATCCACTAACAGACTTTGACCTTTTAACATTCACTAACTAACATTGATTAGTTACAACACTTTCTCTACATACTCTACTCTCGAATTTTCCATATTATCTATTTACCTTAGTCTTGAAACGTTGGATACCGGTCAAGGGTCCcatcaataacattttaatgacCAACACTGCACTCCAGAAAACGTAGGCCTTGAAGACAACATTGTCAAAACTTAATAATTCTACAACGGacattttttctgtgtttttttttataatttttttaaaccgtATAGATCCGTAGCTTTTGCCTTGCAGTATTAAACTATTGTGGTTGGTTTTTATTCGATATTTGGTCAACTATTTTGTAGTGAACTTTTTTGTATGGTGTGTTTTTTCTATATTGAAATTCTCTTTGTGTATTTTGTGGGTTTTTTTTGTACGAAAGAGGTTTAATGTTTACTTTTCTCATTGATAAGAGAAACAACCTAAATAAAAAGatgtacaaaatatgttttatgttatAGCTGAACTTTAGTTGTttgaattttgaatgaaatggcGTACAGTAGTGTTCAAAACTAGACATATTTCCCGATcgtattcataaatatattaattgtttattttaggtttataacgcacattttccttaaaaattcctacaataaaccaatAATCATTCTACAAtaaccaatttttatttatatcttcTCTCTCAGCAAGTACGGGTTTCCTAAATCAagaataaaattcttaattcaAGTACGATTAAATTTAGACTTCTacgtttttgttcttatttattattttggggaattataatttaattataccctacatcactttagtggggagggtatattgggtttgtgctgatgtttgtaacatacaaaaatattcgtcctatatttaccttaaagtataccaatcggcttagaatcattttctgagtcgattaagctatgtccgtccgtccgtctggctggcttgctgtccatgtaaaccttgtgcgcaaggaacaggccgcaattttcaagataattggatgaaagtacgaagcctattgaaaattattaaaatcggtccattatttcgactagcccccatacaaccgtaccccccgtaTATAGGGCCTTTGAGCTTATTTGAGCttatattatgttaataaaagccgaaacttaattttatagaactttaaatgaaactaccgattttttttaatgatcgggctttatttgaccccatacaaactcccctttagaaaatgacttgaaggtcaaaattcacttacaaatactaataaaacttttaaattatatataaataactttgaagtagacttaacttcccctgccaacatttataaggatagggccatattttcccCAACTCCCCTTTGagtcctcttgtaaaaaatctctttgtttgccaaaaaaaaatatgaaataaaaaataaaaatattccggaataaagtaaaaaaaaacaaatgaaatgcgCTTagcatactgactggtgtagggtatcatatggtcggctatgcccgattatacattcatacttgtttttgatttaaGCTCGATTAAGatcaaaataatattgatttaagTGTAATTAAGATTCGTCTATTAAAGactattcaagactatagaagtgCCTAGGTCTAGGAGTCTCTCCAACTCTTATCAAACTGGAGAGACTCAAGTCCACATAGATTACAACCTCCTTAGGTTAAGTTCAGTGAACTCTGAAAGAAAAgtgtaaattatatacatatttcaaattaCAGGGAGGTCAGTCAAAGGTCCCTCTTAAAGTTTTCTTCTAACAAGAGATaatatattaaactttatacaaataaaactgaGAAGTAAAAC is part of the Lucilia cuprina isolate Lc7/37 chromosome 3, ASM2204524v1, whole genome shotgun sequence genome and harbors:
- the LOC111684336 gene encoding microsomal glutathione S-transferase 1-like isoform X2, giving the protein MSVVELLSFDNVVFKAYVFWSAVLVIKMLLMGPLTGIQRFKTKTFANPEDLLSKKDKVKFDDPNVERVRRAHRNDMENILPFFAIGFLYVLTNPASFLAVNLFRAVALARIAHTLVYAVVVVPQPARAISFFVALAATAYMAVRVLIFAL
- the LOC111684336 gene encoding microsomal glutathione S-transferase 1-like isoform X1 produces the protein MSASVIDLLTLKNEVFKSYLFWSGVLALKMIIVMPLLTGIQRFTTHTFANPEDLLSKKDKVKFDDPNVERVRRAHRNDMENILPFFAIGFLYVLTNPASFLAVNLFRAVALARIAHTLVYAVVVVPQPARAISFFVALAATAYMAVRVLIFAL